One Streptomyces sp. NBC_00554 DNA segment encodes these proteins:
- a CDS encoding PAS domain-containing protein, producing the protein MSSRPSRGAARLAAILDALPDALVLVNANGTVVNANTIALEAFEAPGTALVGRGLLDLLPEFDSRLIPGSMRRPETVDPSGRTKPARMIARRTDGSEFPVEVTSANLENGQQAYDSYGPANDELLMLVVRDLSGAVDTEAELARSQRQTEMILRAAAEGVVGTDTDGRVVLVNPAAAQILGYRASDLGGQELHSLILHSRADGEPFAYEESPLADTLRSGRKHRVRGQVLWSKSGDKVSVDLTTAPVRDGDQLVGAVMTFTDRRPYDTLAEEKDKAEERHEQELARAAEEHDKELAGLRERHAAEFAELREQHEEELAAGDERYASLGEREKDRYEALAARHEQLLAVLSLSLRGPLDQLRGELSKLAADDAGQLWPEANQVLHHLAAGYSRITTLVDNVLGYQRLDSGAEEISRTNVMLDAVVAAGVEGAVELIGPGRVQFAVHAPPIEAEVDPQRLANALAHLIADVAGVDATGNAPVSAGGYMDNTVVVAAAQRGEVVRIEVRGPYAGGDPVHEPIVRGTVRAHGGVLQTHEVPGMSGSAFVLEVPIGGGAGAVPAGAVTGSELALPEPASPQGGGRRRARRSSVDAFLESEVAGESDPAPGGDSVTAPADGSAAPTGRRRRRTAEERAAGSADEVAVPAQGTGGEGPGDGGASGSGGTGRRRGRPSPVEGSADKVAGGAAGGASEGAVVMAGEHAGTAAAGTGLGGTVPPQGVPVSAQGVPVPSGRRARQGGEQHALPPALPAAPSTPSTQNAVSAQGTADAGVSADGAPSAGRRRRALAASAERAATQDAGARTVFALPPAEADRSPEYIEAQQQAQQRLQQAEAAGVPHGQTDDGRHDTMLHDPADDHTPPQPHPVSSPTGRRRAVRTPVQQGAAGTPAQGVPAQGVPAQAVPAQAVPGAAPAGQPVPASAAAAATAQPVATPAPAPWPGNTETPAGGVPAPQPWPNANANPNANPNAQDAPGAGTPAQPGTAPAQPGTPIQVAPSTPGAPSTALPPERPAQPRVAQPLPAEAAAPVDPNSTQARGISVRTLGQGVPFGRQPAPNQPQAPQAKAQTQPQSPTPPPHQTNGGGRRRKLGTPPEPTAERPETAARPHPQGGQAPGSRLAGATEGAGRSYAIGAPDENADEGPEPLDGPGGAVEVADQPRPQPMDDELPPEPLDNPRRLLVWPAPDVMTQQALSDRGYRPVIVHSREEVDSQIAAFPAALFVDPLTGPITRTALQSLRQAAVAAEVPVLVTAGLGQATREAAYGADPAVLLKALAPRDSEQHPPRVLLIEEHAEISLALTATLERRGMQVARASTDADAVTLASQMRPNLVVMDLMQVRRRQAGIVDWLRANGQLNRTPLVVYTAAVDQAELPRLASGESVLFLAERSTSAEVQERIVDLLARIGTN; encoded by the coding sequence GTGAGCAGCAGGCCATCCCGAGGCGCTGCTCGCCTCGCAGCCATACTGGACGCGCTGCCCGATGCGTTGGTGCTGGTCAACGCCAATGGGACCGTCGTCAACGCGAACACCATCGCCCTGGAGGCCTTCGAGGCCCCGGGCACGGCGCTGGTGGGACGCGGACTGCTCGATCTGCTGCCCGAGTTCGACTCACGGCTCATCCCCGGAAGCATGCGGCGGCCCGAGACGGTCGACCCGAGCGGGCGGACCAAGCCGGCCCGGATGATCGCACGGCGTACCGACGGCAGTGAGTTCCCTGTCGAAGTCACCAGTGCGAATCTCGAGAACGGCCAGCAGGCCTACGACAGCTACGGCCCCGCCAACGACGAGCTGCTCATGCTGGTCGTACGCGATCTGTCGGGCGCCGTCGACACCGAGGCCGAACTCGCGCGTTCGCAACGGCAGACCGAGATGATCCTGCGGGCCGCCGCCGAGGGCGTCGTGGGAACGGACACGGACGGGCGGGTCGTTCTCGTCAACCCGGCGGCCGCTCAGATACTGGGATACCGGGCCAGTGATCTGGGTGGGCAGGAACTGCACTCCCTCATCCTTCATTCGCGCGCGGACGGCGAGCCCTTCGCGTACGAGGAGTCGCCGCTCGCCGACACCCTGCGCTCCGGACGCAAGCACCGGGTGCGCGGGCAGGTGCTGTGGTCCAAGTCCGGGGACAAGGTGTCGGTCGATCTGACGACCGCGCCCGTGCGCGACGGGGACCAGCTCGTCGGCGCCGTGATGACGTTCACCGACCGGCGGCCGTACGACACCCTCGCCGAGGAGAAGGACAAGGCCGAGGAGCGCCACGAGCAGGAGCTCGCGCGAGCCGCCGAGGAGCACGACAAGGAACTCGCCGGGCTGCGTGAGCGGCATGCCGCCGAGTTCGCCGAACTGCGCGAGCAGCACGAGGAGGAACTCGCCGCCGGCGACGAGCGGTACGCCTCGCTGGGGGAGCGCGAGAAGGACCGGTACGAGGCCCTCGCCGCCCGGCACGAGCAGTTGCTCGCCGTGCTCTCGCTGTCCCTGCGCGGGCCCCTCGACCAGCTGCGCGGCGAACTGTCCAAGCTCGCCGCCGACGACGCCGGGCAGCTGTGGCCCGAGGCCAACCAGGTCCTCCACCACCTCGCCGCCGGCTATTCGCGGATCACGACTCTCGTCGACAACGTGCTCGGCTACCAGCGGCTCGACTCCGGGGCCGAGGAGATCTCCCGTACGAACGTGATGCTCGACGCGGTCGTCGCGGCCGGTGTCGAAGGCGCCGTCGAACTGATCGGGCCCGGACGCGTGCAGTTCGCCGTACACGCGCCGCCCATCGAGGCCGAGGTCGACCCGCAGCGGCTGGCGAACGCGCTCGCGCATCTCATCGCGGACGTCGCCGGAGTCGACGCCACCGGCAACGCGCCCGTGTCCGCGGGCGGTTACATGGACAACACCGTCGTCGTGGCGGCGGCGCAGCGCGGTGAGGTCGTACGCATCGAGGTGCGCGGGCCGTACGCCGGGGGAGACCCGGTGCATGAGCCGATCGTGCGCGGGACGGTGCGCGCGCACGGCGGCGTGCTGCAGACGCACGAGGTGCCGGGAATGAGCGGCAGCGCGTTCGTGCTGGAGGTGCCGATCGGGGGCGGGGCCGGTGCGGTCCCGGCCGGCGCTGTGACCGGCTCCGAGCTCGCCCTTCCCGAGCCGGCCTCCCCCCAGGGCGGCGGCAGGCGGCGGGCCCGGCGGTCCTCCGTGGACGCCTTCCTGGAGAGCGAGGTCGCGGGGGAGTCCGACCCGGCCCCCGGCGGCGACTCTGTCACTGCTCCTGCCGACGGCTCCGCTGCGCCCACCGGGCGTCGGCGGCGGCGTACGGCGGAGGAGCGGGCGGCCGGCTCGGCCGACGAGGTCGCGGTTCCGGCGCAAGGGACGGGAGGCGAGGGTCCCGGCGACGGTGGGGCCTCCGGCTCCGGTGGTACCGGGCGGCGGCGCGGGCGGCCGAGCCCGGTCGAGGGCTCGGCCGACAAGGTCGCCGGTGGTGCGGCCGGCGGCGCCTCCGAGGGCGCGGTCGTCATGGCGGGCGAGCATGCGGGGACCGCGGCCGCGGGTACGGGGCTGGGCGGGACGGTGCCTCCGCAGGGGGTGCCGGTGTCCGCACAGGGAGTGCCCGTGCCTTCCGGGCGGCGCGCGCGGCAGGGCGGCGAACAGCACGCGCTGCCTCCGGCGTTGCCCGCGGCTCCGAGTACGCCCAGTACGCAGAACGCGGTGAGCGCGCAGGGGACTGCCGACGCCGGTGTCTCCGCGGACGGGGCGCCGTCGGCCGGACGGCGTCGGCGTGCGCTGGCCGCCTCGGCCGAGCGTGCCGCCACTCAGGACGCGGGCGCCCGTACGGTGTTCGCTCTGCCGCCCGCGGAGGCGGACCGCTCCCCCGAGTACATCGAGGCTCAGCAGCAGGCCCAGCAGCGCCTCCAGCAGGCCGAAGCCGCCGGAGTCCCGCACGGCCAGACCGACGACGGCCGCCACGACACGATGCTGCACGACCCGGCCGACGATCACACCCCGCCCCAGCCGCACCCCGTTTCCAGCCCGACGGGACGGCGGCGCGCGGTACGGACTCCGGTGCAGCAGGGTGCGGCGGGGACACCTGCACAAGGGGTTCCGGCACAGGGAGTTCCTGCGCAGGCAGTTCCGGCACAGGCGGTTCCGGGCGCGGCCCCCGCCGGGCAGCCCGTACCCGCGTCGGCCGCTGCCGCCGCCACGGCCCAGCCCGTCGCCACTCCGGCACCGGCACCGTGGCCCGGCAACACCGAGACCCCCGCAGGCGGCGTCCCCGCCCCGCAGCCCTGGCCGAACGCGAACGCCAACCCGAACGCGAACCCGAACGCCCAAGACGCACCCGGCGCCGGGACCCCGGCACAGCCCGGAACGGCACCGGCACAGCCCGGAACACCGATTCAAGTCGCGCCGAGCACCCCCGGCGCCCCCAGCACCGCCCTCCCGCCCGAGCGCCCCGCCCAGCCGCGTGTCGCTCAGCCGCTGCCCGCCGAGGCCGCGGCCCCTGTCGACCCCAACTCGACGCAGGCCCGCGGCATCAGCGTGCGGACGCTCGGTCAGGGCGTACCGTTCGGCCGCCAGCCCGCCCCGAACCAGCCGCAGGCCCCCCAGGCGAAGGCGCAGACGCAGCCTCAGTCCCCGACGCCTCCCCCGCACCAGACCAACGGCGGCGGCCGTCGTCGCAAGCTCGGCACACCCCCCGAGCCGACCGCCGAGCGCCCGGAGACGGCGGCTCGGCCGCACCCGCAGGGCGGGCAGGCCCCCGGGTCGCGGCTGGCCGGAGCCACCGAGGGCGCCGGACGGTCGTACGCCATAGGAGCCCCGGACGAGAATGCCGACGAAGGCCCCGAGCCGCTCGACGGTCCCGGCGGTGCCGTCGAGGTCGCCGACCAGCCGCGTCCGCAGCCGATGGACGACGAACTGCCGCCGGAGCCGCTGGACAACCCGCGGCGCCTGCTCGTGTGGCCCGCGCCGGACGTCATGACCCAGCAGGCGCTGAGCGACCGCGGCTACCGGCCCGTGATCGTGCACTCGCGCGAGGAGGTCGACTCGCAGATCGCCGCCTTCCCGGCCGCGCTCTTCGTCGACCCGCTGACCGGGCCGATCACGCGCACGGCGCTCCAGTCGCTGCGCCAGGCCGCTGTCGCCGCCGAGGTGCCCGTCCTGGTGACGGCGGGACTCGGGCAGGCGACGCGCGAGGCGGCGTACGGCGCCGATCCCGCCGTACTCCTGAAGGCCCTGGCGCCTCGGGACTCGGAGCAGCACCCGCCGCGCGTGCTGCTCATCGAGGAGCACGCGGAGATCTCGCTCGCGCTCACGGCGACGCTGGAACGGCGTGGGATGCAGGTCGCGCGGGCGTCGACCGACGCGGACGCGGTGACGCTGGCCTCGCAGATGCGGCCGAACCTGGTGGTGATGGACCTGATGCAGGTACGCCGTCGCCAGGCCGGAATCGTCGACTGGCTGCGTGCGAACGGGCAGTTGAACCGCACGCCGCTCGTCGTCTACACCGCCGCCGTCGACCAGGCCGAGCTGCCGCGGCTGGCCTCGGGGGAGTCGGTCCTGTTCCTGGCGGAGCGCTCGACGAGCGCCGAGGTGCAGGAGCGGATCGTGGACCTGCTGGCGCGGATCGGCACGAACTGA
- a CDS encoding pentapeptide repeat-containing protein gives MSTPVLNRPVTCIPHPAAGHHALMKPETKRKWAWVAGVATAALFVALLIWGPWLLEGRHIRDKHGELVSSAGIIITGLRTALLAIAAGAIAALGLWYTHKNHELSREEQVTDRYVEAIKLLGSENLHERLGGIYSLERIMKDSEKDQVTIIEVLAAFIRTPTSEQKQALMPAAQPEPEDSDPEDSADPLPVDVQAALTVLGRRPDPDGTPTADLRRIDWHNADLEHANLQHVDLTGADLRGARLRGADLKGTNLTGVRLRGADLRDADLQGADLRDVDLSRVDLRGVDLGGVDLRAMNLVRVDLTGAQLVGADLRGADFRSTHLRAANFTGAQLMNANLTAVDLTKVILRAADLRGAHLGMAHLVDADLKEADLRGAQGLTYEQLVHSKLYDDTSLPKELRTDRRIKNHIKNCKAEARWREDLETPKS, from the coding sequence ATGTCAACTCCGGTACTGAATAGGCCCGTTACGTGCATCCCGCACCCGGCGGCCGGACATCATGCACTCATGAAGCCGGAGACCAAGCGGAAATGGGCTTGGGTGGCAGGTGTGGCCACAGCCGCCCTCTTCGTCGCACTTCTGATCTGGGGCCCCTGGCTCCTCGAAGGCCGCCACATCCGCGACAAGCACGGCGAGCTCGTCTCGTCCGCGGGCATCATCATCACCGGTCTCCGCACCGCCCTCCTCGCCATCGCCGCCGGCGCCATCGCGGCCCTGGGCCTCTGGTACACCCACAAGAACCACGAACTCAGCCGCGAGGAACAGGTCACCGACCGCTACGTGGAAGCCATCAAGCTCCTCGGCTCCGAGAACCTCCACGAACGCCTGGGCGGCATCTACAGCCTCGAACGCATCATGAAGGACAGCGAGAAGGACCAGGTCACGATCATCGAGGTCCTCGCGGCGTTCATCCGCACCCCTACGTCGGAGCAGAAACAGGCACTCATGCCGGCTGCCCAGCCGGAACCCGAGGACAGCGATCCGGAGGACTCGGCCGACCCGTTGCCCGTCGATGTCCAGGCCGCCCTGACCGTACTCGGGCGCCGCCCGGACCCCGACGGAACACCGACCGCCGACCTCAGACGCATCGACTGGCACAACGCCGACCTGGAACACGCGAACCTCCAGCACGTGGACCTCACGGGTGCGGACCTCCGAGGAGCCCGACTCAGGGGAGCCGACCTCAAGGGAACGAACCTCACAGGGGTACGCCTCAGGGGAGCGGACCTCCGAGACGCGGACCTCCAGGGGGCAGACCTCAGGGACGTGGACCTCAGCAGGGTCGACCTCAGAGGGGTGGACCTCGGAGGAGTGGACCTCAGGGCGATGAACCTGGTGAGGGTGGACCTCACGGGCGCACAGCTGGTAGGGGCGGACCTCAGGGGAGCGGACTTCAGAAGCACGCACCTCAGAGCGGCCAACTTCACAGGCGCACAACTCATGAACGCGAACCTCACGGCCGTAGACCTCACCAAGGTGATCCTCAGAGCGGCTGACCTCAGAGGCGCCCACCTCGGCATGGCCCACCTCGTCGACGCGGACCTCAAGGAAGCCGACCTCAGGGGCGCCCAGGGACTGACGTATGAACAACTCGTCCACTCGAAGCTCTACGACGACACGAGTCTCCCCAAGGAACTCAGGACGGACCGCCGAATCAAGAACCACATCAAGAACTGCAAGGCCGAGGCCCGCTGGAGAGAGGACCTGGAAACCCCCAAGTCCTGA
- a CDS encoding SSI family serine proteinase inhibitor: MLHRLVLTFAASAAALSAVPAVAATALSATTLPATTVGSPTNLGSVSNLGSVSTSGLALMPPPARDEDSRDRLTVTVHDSGSGADGTYELRCHPDGGSHPDVSGACGALDRGARWGKDPFAPVSPGTMCTMQYGGPATAHVTGTWAGRPVDARFDRVDGCQISRWNGLAPLLPDLRS; encoded by the coding sequence ATGTTGCATCGCCTTGTTCTCACCTTCGCCGCGTCCGCCGCCGCGCTGTCCGCCGTACCCGCCGTGGCAGCCACCGCGCTGTCGGCCACCACACTGCCCGCCACGACCGTCGGGTCCCCCACGAACCTCGGGTCGGTCTCGAACCTCGGATCGGTCTCGACCTCCGGCCTGGCCCTTATGCCCCCGCCCGCTCGCGACGAGGACTCCCGGGATCGGCTGACCGTGACCGTCCACGACTCGGGGAGTGGTGCGGACGGGACGTACGAGCTTCGGTGTCATCCCGACGGTGGCAGTCATCCCGATGTGAGTGGGGCGTGCGGTGCGCTCGACCGGGGGGCTCGGTGGGGCAAGGATCCGTTCGCCCCGGTTTCGCCGGGCACCATGTGCACGATGCAGTACGGCGGTCCGGCCACCGCGCATGTCACGGGGACGTGGGCGGGGCGACCCGTCGACGCCAGGTTCGACCGTGTGGACGGGTGCCAGATCTCGCGGTGGAACGGGCTCGCACCTCTCCTTCCCGACCTTCGGTCATAG
- a CDS encoding DUF2797 domain-containing protein has translation MAQMWRCTGLRWAGGGPGLVWDRGRSSALTWGKRVAFAVVDGGGRTCVGARGNACPVSAAVSGRSVGARCEECGRLDRAHSVAADTIPDDLRPYSVYLAWFGPGMVKVGITAVERGSARLLEQGAVVFTWLGRGPLMAARRSEELLRTVLGVPDRIPYDAKRAVRSALPDVEARAAEVRELHARAVRLGGWPESLERMPFEAVDHAGAFGLDGLPPAWGVVGELVAGGVVSGELVAAAGPDLHLATERGVVVLDTRLMTGWELTAADADAGLTVPVRELRDTAVQDGLF, from the coding sequence ATGGCACAAATGTGGAGATGTACGGGGCTGCGGTGGGCCGGGGGTGGTCCCGGGCTCGTGTGGGACCGGGGGCGGAGCAGTGCGTTGACCTGGGGGAAGCGGGTCGCGTTCGCTGTGGTGGACGGGGGAGGGCGTACGTGTGTGGGGGCGCGGGGGAACGCGTGTCCCGTGAGTGCCGCGGTGTCCGGGCGGAGTGTCGGTGCCCGGTGCGAGGAGTGCGGGCGCCTCGACCGGGCCCATTCCGTCGCGGCGGACACCATCCCGGACGACCTTCGGCCCTACTCCGTCTATCTGGCCTGGTTCGGGCCCGGGATGGTCAAGGTCGGGATCACCGCCGTCGAGCGTGGCTCCGCTCGGCTCCTTGAGCAGGGAGCCGTTGTCTTCACCTGGCTGGGCAGAGGGCCGCTGATGGCCGCCCGGCGGAGCGAGGAGCTCTTGCGTACGGTCCTCGGCGTACCGGACCGGATTCCCTACGACGCCAAGCGCGCCGTCCGGAGTGCACTGCCGGACGTGGAAGCCCGAGCCGCGGAGGTTCGTGAGCTGCACGCGCGGGCGGTACGGCTCGGCGGGTGGCCCGAGTCCCTGGAGCGCATGCCGTTCGAGGCGGTCGATCACGCCGGTGCCTTCGGGCTCGACGGGCTGCCGCCGGCCTGGGGTGTCGTCGGCGAGCTTGTCGCGGGGGGTGTGGTGAGCGGGGAACTGGTTGCCGCCGCCGGGCCCGATCTGCATCTGGCCACCGAGCGCGGGGTCGTCGTCCTCGATACGCGCCTGATGACCGGATGGGAGCTGACCGCCGCCGACGCGGACGCCGGACTGACCGTGCCGGTACGGGAGTTGAGGGACACCGCCGTGCAGGACGGGCTCTTCTGA
- a CDS encoding long-chain fatty acid--CoA ligase: MLSTMQDVPLLISRILTHGSAIHGTSQVITWTGEGEPQRRSYAEIGARAAQLAHALRDLGVEEGHATGTLMWNNAEHVEAYFAIPSMGAVLHTLNLRLPAEQLAYIVNHAADRVIIANGSLLPLLAPLLPHLPTVEHVVISGPGDRSLLDGATARVHEYEELIAGRPTTYDWPQLDERTAAAMCYTSGTTGDPKGVVYSHRSIYLHSMQVNMAQSMGLTDQDTTLVVVPQFHVNAWGLPHATFMTGINMLMPDRFLQPAPLAEMIESERPTHAAAVPTIWQGLLGELTAKPRDVSSLTQVTIGGSACPPSLMEAFDKLGMRVCHAWGMTETSPLGTIARAPAHAVGTDAEFAYRLTQGRFPAGVEARLTGPGGERLPWDGESAGELEVRGPWIAGAYYGGPGAEPQRPADKFSEDGWLKTGDVGTISADGFLTLTDRAKDVIKSGGEWISSVDLENALMSHPDVAEAAVVAVPDDKWGERPLATVVLREGATADFGTLRTFLADEGKIAKWQLPERWTIIESVPKTSVGKFDKKVLRRQYAAGELDVTQI; encoded by the coding sequence GTGCTGAGCACGATGCAGGACGTACCGCTGCTGATCTCGAGGATCCTGACCCATGGGTCGGCCATCCACGGAACATCACAGGTGATCACCTGGACCGGCGAGGGAGAGCCGCAGCGCCGTTCCTACGCCGAGATCGGCGCCCGAGCCGCACAGCTTGCGCACGCCCTGCGTGACCTCGGAGTAGAAGAGGGACATGCGACGGGGACGCTGATGTGGAACAACGCCGAGCATGTGGAGGCGTACTTCGCGATCCCCTCCATGGGCGCGGTCCTGCACACGCTCAACCTCCGCCTCCCCGCAGAGCAGCTCGCCTACATCGTCAACCACGCCGCCGACCGCGTGATCATCGCCAACGGCTCGCTGCTTCCGCTGCTCGCGCCGCTCCTCCCCCATCTGCCGACGGTCGAGCACGTCGTGATCTCGGGGCCCGGTGACCGCTCGCTGCTCGACGGGGCGACCGCGCGGGTGCACGAGTACGAGGAGCTCATCGCGGGCAGGCCGACGACCTACGACTGGCCCCAGCTGGACGAGCGTACGGCCGCGGCGATGTGCTACACCTCCGGCACGACGGGCGACCCCAAGGGCGTCGTCTACTCGCACCGTTCCATCTACCTGCACTCCATGCAGGTCAACATGGCCCAGTCGATGGGCCTCACCGACCAGGACACAACCCTCGTCGTCGTCCCGCAGTTTCATGTCAACGCCTGGGGTCTGCCGCACGCGACCTTCATGACCGGCATCAACATGCTCATGCCGGACCGCTTCCTCCAGCCCGCGCCGCTCGCCGAGATGATCGAGAGCGAGAGGCCGACGCACGCCGCGGCCGTCCCCACCATCTGGCAGGGCCTGCTCGGCGAACTGACCGCCAAGCCCCGCGACGTCTCCTCCCTCACCCAGGTCACCATCGGTGGCTCCGCCTGTCCGCCCTCGCTCATGGAGGCCTTCGACAAGCTGGGGATGCGGGTCTGTCACGCCTGGGGCATGACGGAGACGTCGCCGCTGGGCACGATCGCCCGGGCGCCCGCTCATGCCGTGGGCACGGACGCGGAGTTCGCATACCGGCTGACGCAGGGCCGTTTCCCGGCAGGCGTCGAGGCCCGCCTCACCGGCCCCGGCGGCGAACGCCTCCCCTGGGACGGCGAGTCCGCCGGCGAACTGGAGGTCCGCGGCCCCTGGATCGCGGGCGCGTACTACGGCGGCCCGGGCGCAGAACCCCAGCGCCCCGCGGACAAGTTCAGCGAGGACGGCTGGCTCAAGACCGGCGACGTCGGCACGATCAGCGCCGACGGCTTCCTGACCCTCACCGACCGCGCCAAGGACGTCATCAAGTCGGGCGGCGAGTGGATCTCGTCGGTCGACCTGGAGAACGCGCTGATGTCCCACCCGGACGTCGCCGAGGCCGCCGTCGTAGCCGTCCCCGACGACAAGTGGGGCGAGCGCCCCCTCGCCACCGTCGTCCTCAGGGAAGGCGCCACCGCCGACTTCGGCACCCTCCGCACCTTCCTCGCCGACGAGGGAAAGATCGCCAAGTGGCAGCTCCCCGAGCGCTGGACGATCATCGAGTCGGTCCCGAAGACGAGCGTCGGCAAGTTCGACAAGAAGGTGCTGCGCAGGCAGTACGCCGCGGGTGAACTGGACGTCACGCAGATCTAG
- a CDS encoding DUF6461 domain-containing protein, whose amino-acid sequence MENGLRWIAGVYDVGYTFTLCEGITPQELLVRMGADPSHIHELTEDAVAELQFQPEDGHPSDLEFLDREDEGLVARLEEAGFLSRPEAIVRAGAVPGWAYAIENFSCRATSCLEALSRGTRAYTVFRSGAGMQQVGYARAGEVLAYYEPQSPSQGHTATQATVPGFTHTGEEVPDIAFLRFLEQELGIYIAWEETLAPLPTAAFARACP is encoded by the coding sequence GTGGAAAATGGACTGCGATGGATAGCCGGCGTGTACGACGTCGGCTACACCTTCACGCTGTGCGAGGGCATTACGCCGCAGGAGCTGCTGGTGCGGATGGGTGCGGACCCCTCACACATCCACGAGCTGACCGAAGACGCGGTCGCGGAGCTGCAGTTCCAGCCGGAGGACGGCCATCCGAGCGATCTGGAATTCCTGGACCGGGAGGACGAAGGCCTCGTGGCACGGCTGGAAGAGGCAGGGTTTCTGTCCCGCCCGGAGGCGATCGTCCGGGCCGGAGCCGTCCCCGGCTGGGCATACGCCATCGAGAACTTCTCGTGCCGCGCCACGTCCTGCCTGGAGGCGCTGTCACGCGGCACGCGGGCCTACACCGTGTTCCGCAGCGGAGCGGGCATGCAGCAAGTCGGCTACGCCCGTGCCGGCGAGGTACTGGCCTACTACGAACCGCAGAGTCCGAGCCAGGGCCACACCGCGACGCAAGCCACGGTGCCCGGCTTCACCCACACAGGCGAGGAGGTACCCGACATCGCCTTCCTCCGCTTCCTCGAGCAAGAGCTCGGGATCTACATCGCGTGGGAGGAAACCCTGGCCCCGCTGCCCACCGCCGCGTTCGCGCGCGCCTGCCCCTGA
- a CDS encoding helix-turn-helix transcriptional regulator → MGADDDHEGHDIEVHLDKLLSERGMTVTELASRVGVTNVNLSVLKNGRAKAIRFTTLTRICEVLQCQPGDLLSYRPGSSSENPRKS, encoded by the coding sequence ATGGGCGCCGACGACGACCACGAGGGCCATGACATCGAGGTGCACCTCGACAAACTCCTCAGCGAGCGCGGTATGACCGTCACCGAACTCGCCAGCCGCGTCGGCGTGACCAACGTCAACCTGTCCGTCCTCAAGAACGGCCGCGCCAAGGCGATCCGGTTCACCACCCTCACCCGGATCTGCGAAGTCCTGCAGTGCCAGCCGGGAGACCTGCTCAGCTACCGCCCCGGGTCGTCCTCCGAGAACCCGCGGAAATCCTGA
- a CDS encoding antibiotic biosynthesis monooxygenase → MSDHAIAPDAPASAAAPVTAHEPPYYAVVFTSLRTEGDNGYGETAQRMGELVKEIPGFLGEDYARTPGGLGISVAYFRDEAAIEEWRNHQEHRAAKKHGRDHWFERYSIHISKVEHSHGFERAHQ, encoded by the coding sequence ATGAGCGATCACGCCATTGCACCTGACGCCCCTGCATCTGCCGCCGCCCCCGTCACCGCCCACGAACCCCCGTACTACGCCGTCGTGTTCACATCCCTGCGGACGGAAGGCGACAACGGCTACGGCGAGACCGCCCAGCGCATGGGCGAGCTGGTCAAGGAGATCCCCGGCTTCCTCGGGGAGGACTACGCGCGGACGCCCGGCGGGCTCGGGATCAGCGTCGCCTACTTCCGGGACGAGGCCGCCATCGAGGAGTGGCGGAACCACCAGGAGCACCGGGCGGCGAAGAAGCACGGGCGCGACCACTGGTTCGAGCGCTACAGCATCCACATCTCAAAGGTCGAGCACAGCCATGGCTTCGAGCGCGCCCACCAGTGA
- a CDS encoding YcxB family protein: MDTRGGEPSHQDSERGTAVEFVYRPTAADFEEALRARARRSPAGRAQALMAPMTAVIAVAVFSALRDETPAVWIITLVISVAVTSWGTVRGLRTMARRMFSVVEPYGQCRMVADDRGAVSTGERASFTVEWTVFREYLETPALFVLLGGERAAGVAVLPKRGAQNPEDVDRLRAILDRNLKRL, translated from the coding sequence ATGGACACCAGGGGCGGGGAACCCTCACATCAGGACTCGGAGCGCGGGACGGCCGTGGAGTTCGTCTACCGGCCGACGGCTGCGGACTTCGAGGAGGCGCTCCGTGCGCGAGCCCGTCGGTCACCGGCGGGCCGGGCCCAGGCGCTCATGGCGCCGATGACGGCGGTAATCGCCGTGGCCGTCTTCTCGGCCCTCCGCGATGAAACGCCGGCCGTGTGGATCATCACGCTGGTGATCTCCGTGGCAGTCACATCCTGGGGCACCGTACGAGGGCTGCGCACCATGGCCCGTCGGATGTTCAGCGTCGTGGAGCCGTACGGGCAGTGCCGCATGGTGGCCGACGACCGCGGCGCGGTCAGTACCGGTGAGCGGGCGTCCTTCACCGTGGAGTGGACTGTGTTCCGGGAGTATCTGGAGACGCCCGCGCTCTTCGTGCTGCTGGGCGGCGAGCGCGCGGCCGGAGTCGCGGTCCTGCCCAAGCGGGGCGCCCAGAATCCCGAAGACGTGGATCGGCTCCGGGCGATCCTGGACCGGAACCTGAAGCGGCTCTAG